Proteins from one Primulina huaijiensis isolate GDHJ02 chromosome 18, ASM1229523v2, whole genome shotgun sequence genomic window:
- the LOC140965169 gene encoding photosystem II reaction center proteins PsbY, chloroplastic-like produces MAAATMATTMGILGAKCHTTKAFNTFCKPAKPAVSLLSLQKLPKLPENTATLTGTALAGTIFSTLSAADPALAAQQLAEIADGDNRGLALLIPIIPAILWVLYNILQPALNQINKMTSSKGVIVGLGLGELAASGLLHPSEASAVGEMAVIGEAVSDSRGQLLLFVITPAILWVLYNILQPALNQINKMRS; encoded by the coding sequence ATGGCGGCAGCTACAATGGCTACAACAATGGGGATACTCGGCGCCAAATGCCACACTACGAAGGCCTTCAACACCTTTTGCAAGCCCGCGAAGCCGGCTGTCTCTCTTCTCTCCCTGCAAAAGCTCCCCAAGCTGCCAGAGAACACCGCGACACTCACCGGGACTGCCCTCGCCGGAACCATATTCTCTACCCTCTCCGCAGCGGATCCGGCCCTCGCAGCGCAGCAGCTGGCGGAGATAGCCGACGGGGACAACCGTGGGTTGGCCCTTCTGATCCCGATTATCCCTGCCATACTCTGGGTTCTCTACAACATCTTGCAGCCGGCGCTCAATCAGATCAACAAGATGACCAGCTCGAAAGGGGTGATCGTCGGGCTCGGGCTTGGAGAGCTCGCCGCCTCCGGGCTCCTCCACCCGTCGGAGGCCTCCGCCGTCGGTGAGATGGCCGTGATTGGTGAAGCTGTGTCTGACAGCAGGGGCCAGCTGTTGTTGTTTGTGATCACACCTGCGATTCTTTGGGTGCTGTACAATATCTTGCAACCTGCTCTGAACCAGATCAACAAGATGAGATCTTAA